A genome region from Pygocentrus nattereri isolate fPygNat1 chromosome 10, fPygNat1.pri, whole genome shotgun sequence includes the following:
- the rgs7a gene encoding regulator of G-protein signaling 7a isoform X3, whose translation MAQTNSFGQTSNGEADDSPNMLVYRKMEDLIARMQDEKTGIPIRTVKSFLSKIPSVFSGSDIVQWLVKNLTIEDQVEALHLGTLMAAHGYFFPISDHVLTLKDDGTFYRFQTPYFWPSNCWEPENTDYAVYLCKRTMQNKARLELADYEAESLARLQRAFARKWEFIFMQAEAQAKVDKKRDKIERKILDSQERAFWDVHRPVPGCVNTTEVDIKKSSRMKNPHKTRKSVYGLQNDIRSHSPTHTPAPEAKQPTVEELQEQIKFWQAQLDRHRLKMSKVAEGLLGYTEQYADYDPFLSTPDPSNPWISDDTTFWELEASKEPTQSRVKRWGFRMDEVLKDPAGREQFLKFLESEFSSENLRFWLAVQELKRRPIREVPSRVQEIWQEFLAPGAPSAINVDSKSYDKTTQNVKDPGRYAFEDAQEHIYMLMKSDSYSRFIRSSAYQELLQAKKKKSKNLF comes from the exons ATGGAAGACCTGATAGCCCGGATGCAGGACGAGAAGACTGGGATCCCGATCAGGACAGTGAAGAGTTTTCTCTCAAAGATTCCCAGTGTCTTTTCTG GTTCAGACATTGTGCAGTGGTTGGTAAAGAACTTGACCATTGAGGATCAAG TGGAAGCTCTGCACCTGGGTACATTGATGGCAGCACACGGATACTTCTTCCCCATCTCCGACCATGTGCTCACACTCAAAGATGACGGCACGTTCTACAGATTCCAG ACGCCGTACTTTTGGCCCTCGAACTGCTGGGAGCCTGAGAACACTGACTACG CTGTGTACCTGTGCAAACgaacaatgcaaaacaaagcTCGTCTGGAGCTGGCAGACTACGAGGCA GAGAGCTTAGCACGGCTCCAGCGTGCCTTCGCCAGGAAATGGGAGTTCATATTTATGCAAGCAGAAGCACAAGCTAA AGTTGATAAGAAGAGGGATAAAATCGAGAGGAAAATTCTCGACAGTCAGGAGAGAGCGTTCTGGGATGTGCACAGACCAGTG CCAGGGTGTGTGAACACGACAGAAGTGGACATCAAAAAGTCCTCCAGAATGAAGAACCCTCACAAAACAAGAAAG tcTGTATACGGGCTTCAGAATGATATCCGCAGTCATAGCCCCACTCACACGCCAGCCCCTGAGGCCAAGCAGCCAACTGTGGAGGAGCTCCAAGAACAG ATCAAATTCTGGCAGGCACAGTTAGATAGACATCGATTGAAGATGTCCAAAGTTGCAGAGGG CTTATTAGGCTACACAGAGCAATACGCAGACTATGATCCATTCCTCTCTACTCCTGACCCCTCGAACCCTTGGATATCAGATGATACAACCTTCTGGGAACTGGAGGCAAG CAAGGAGCCGACTCAGAGTAGGGTGAAGCGTTGGGGTTTCAGGATGGACGAGGTTCTGAAAGATCCAGCAGGGAGAGAGCAGTTCCTCAAATTTCTGGAGTCAGAGTTCAGCTCAGAAAACCTCAG gTTCTGGTTGGCTGTGCAGGAGCTGAAGCGGAGGCCGATTCGAGAGGTGCCATCACGGGTGCAGGAGATCTGGCAGGAGTTCCTGGCTCCTGGTGCGCCAAGTGCCATCAACGTAGACTCCAAGAGTTATGACAAAACCACACAGAATGTGAAGGACCCCGGGCGCTACGCTTTCGAGGATGCACAG GAACACATCTATATGCTTATGAAAAGTGACTCGTACAGTCGTTTCATCAGATCCAGTGCCTACCAGGAGCTCCTGCAGGCAAAAAAGAAG AAAAGTAAGAACTTGTTTTGA
- the rgs7a gene encoding regulator of G-protein signaling 7a isoform X1 produces the protein MAQTNSFGQTSNGEADDSPNMLVYRKMEDLIARMQDEKTGIPIRTVKSFLSKIPSVFSGSDIVQWLVKNLTIEDQVEALHLGTLMAAHGYFFPISDHVLTLKDDGTFYRFQTPYFWPSNCWEPENTDYAVYLCKRTMQNKARLELADYEAESLARLQRAFARKWEFIFMQAEAQAKVDKKRDKIERKILDSQERAFWDVHRPVPGCVNTTEVDIKKSSRMKNPHKTRKSVYGLQNDIRSHSPTHTPAPEAKQPTVEELQEQIKFWQAQLDRHRLKMSKVAEGLLGYTEQYADYDPFLSTPDPSNPWISDDTTFWELEASKEPTQSRVKRWGFRMDEVLKDPAGREQFLKFLESEFSSENLRFWLAVQELKRRPIREVPSRVQEIWQEFLAPGAPSAINVDSKSYDKTTQNVKDPGRYAFEDAQEHIYMLMKSDSYSRFIRSSAYQELLQAKKKSGSFQDRRTSFEKFTRNVVSGRDPPSGRLLDQSEVRSGQMTRVLVLEPAPKPL, from the exons ATGGAAGACCTGATAGCCCGGATGCAGGACGAGAAGACTGGGATCCCGATCAGGACAGTGAAGAGTTTTCTCTCAAAGATTCCCAGTGTCTTTTCTG GTTCAGACATTGTGCAGTGGTTGGTAAAGAACTTGACCATTGAGGATCAAG TGGAAGCTCTGCACCTGGGTACATTGATGGCAGCACACGGATACTTCTTCCCCATCTCCGACCATGTGCTCACACTCAAAGATGACGGCACGTTCTACAGATTCCAG ACGCCGTACTTTTGGCCCTCGAACTGCTGGGAGCCTGAGAACACTGACTACG CTGTGTACCTGTGCAAACgaacaatgcaaaacaaagcTCGTCTGGAGCTGGCAGACTACGAGGCA GAGAGCTTAGCACGGCTCCAGCGTGCCTTCGCCAGGAAATGGGAGTTCATATTTATGCAAGCAGAAGCACAAGCTAA AGTTGATAAGAAGAGGGATAAAATCGAGAGGAAAATTCTCGACAGTCAGGAGAGAGCGTTCTGGGATGTGCACAGACCAGTG CCAGGGTGTGTGAACACGACAGAAGTGGACATCAAAAAGTCCTCCAGAATGAAGAACCCTCACAAAACAAGAAAG tcTGTATACGGGCTTCAGAATGATATCCGCAGTCATAGCCCCACTCACACGCCAGCCCCTGAGGCCAAGCAGCCAACTGTGGAGGAGCTCCAAGAACAG ATCAAATTCTGGCAGGCACAGTTAGATAGACATCGATTGAAGATGTCCAAAGTTGCAGAGGG CTTATTAGGCTACACAGAGCAATACGCAGACTATGATCCATTCCTCTCTACTCCTGACCCCTCGAACCCTTGGATATCAGATGATACAACCTTCTGGGAACTGGAGGCAAG CAAGGAGCCGACTCAGAGTAGGGTGAAGCGTTGGGGTTTCAGGATGGACGAGGTTCTGAAAGATCCAGCAGGGAGAGAGCAGTTCCTCAAATTTCTGGAGTCAGAGTTCAGCTCAGAAAACCTCAG gTTCTGGTTGGCTGTGCAGGAGCTGAAGCGGAGGCCGATTCGAGAGGTGCCATCACGGGTGCAGGAGATCTGGCAGGAGTTCCTGGCTCCTGGTGCGCCAAGTGCCATCAACGTAGACTCCAAGAGTTATGACAAAACCACACAGAATGTGAAGGACCCCGGGCGCTACGCTTTCGAGGATGCACAG GAACACATCTATATGCTTATGAAAAGTGACTCGTACAGTCGTTTCATCAGATCCAGTGCCTACCAGGAGCTCCTGCAGGCAAAAAAGAAG TCTGGGAGTTTTCAGGACCGCAGAACCTCATTTGAAAAATTCACTCGTAATGTGGTAAGTGGGCGTGATCCCCCAAGTGGCCGCTTACTTGACCAATCAGAAGTAAGATCTGGCCAGATGACCCGTGTCCTGGTGCTTGAACCTGCCCCAAAACCTCTTTGA